In the genome of Mytilus edulis chromosome 3, xbMytEdul2.2, whole genome shotgun sequence, one region contains:
- the LOC139518205 gene encoding uncharacterized protein, translated as MEYIHPSLPSERKTKRIRRFKRRPQKTDSPSNIVVNLSQHHLTESETSLLSRGLNFCPLHAPVNDTKLSEDLDNFARSVRIKEYFASKEDNTISSDRDSEISEDVNNYKFIKKSSWIPKPSKNATLESFIDNVKSDIIRNTKNNNKPFDNLTNEERTALKNLRSNNNIVIKPADKGSAVVVMDKSAYI; from the coding sequence ATGGAATACATCCACCCTTCCTTACCATCAGAGAGAAAGACTAAACGAATTAGACGCTTTAAACGTAGACCTCAAAAGACTGATTCACCCTCCAACATCGTGGTCAATCTTTCTCAACACCATTTAACGGAATCGGAAACATCTCTTCTCTCTAGAGGCCTTAATTTCTGTCCTCTACATGCTCCTGTCAATGACACCAAATTGTCGGAAGACCTTGACAATTTTGCTAGAAGTGTACGTATTAAGGAATATTTCGCGTCGAAGGAGGACAACACTATAAGCTCGGATAGGGACTCAGAAATTTCAGAAGACGTGAACAactacaaatttattaaaaagagtTCTTGGATCCCTAAACCGAGCAAAAATGCTACCCTGGAATCATTTATTGATAACGTTAAGTCGGACATTATTAGAAAtactaaaaataacaataaaccttTTGACAATCTTACCAATGAAGAACGGACTGCACTGAAAAACTTAAGATCTAACAACAATATCGTCATTAAACCTGCAGACAAAGGCAGTGCAGTGGTTGTCATGGATAAATCTGCCTATATTTAA
- the LOC139518204 gene encoding uncharacterized protein, translating into MRRILNIQKIRTTPYHPKSDGIVERFNKTLATMLSSSVKQNQRNLYEYIPFVMMAYRASEQETSGQTPNSLMLGRELSTPLDIMYEMPPSVKDIPAHKLTEKLENSHSFVRGKIKVQMRRQKQYHDLKLSYTKISEKMTRCTFISQ; encoded by the coding sequence ATGCGTCGTATTCTGAACATTCAGAAGATACGTACAACCCCATATCATCCGAAATCTGATGGTATAGTGGAAAGGTTTAATAAAACTCTTGCAACAATGTTAAGTTCATCTGTGAAACAGAATCAAAGGAACTTGTATGAATACATTCCTTTTGTCATGATGGCATATAGGGCATCTGAACAAGAGACGAGTGGACAAACGCCAAATAGTCTCATGTTAGGTAGAGAACTATCAACCCCTTTAGACATCATGTATGAAATGCCACCATCCGTTAAAGATATTCCTGCACATAAGCTTACAGAGAAGTTAGAAAACTCCCACAGTTTTGTCAGAGGTAAAATCAAAGTGCAAATGCGAAGACAGAAACAATATCACGACCTTAAATTATCATATaccaaaatttcagaaaaaatgacGAGGTGTACGTTTATTTCCCAGTAA